From the Theileria equi strain WA chromosome 4 map unlocalized gcontig_1105316255041, whole genome shotgun sequence genome, one window contains:
- a CDS encoding conserved hypothetical protein (encoded by transcript BEWA_048250A), giving the protein MLESWISDICDGRDTQDYSRLDILEQRVILRFLITCFQRIEITQVRKCCMQLLSPCIWLHISPSSRDTFLDNKVAKALFTRAVQMVKKKVEDLDSSTSTLGNVQTVRDLYTVTHFGDEKHLELANKRALFILSRDFVNSILNHFVFVLEDGLDASTLDSIESLGSVSKEDVSYAHIMQRIMLCENYLEFIIDLLSQLHTRRVMKPIFGSKLILIRCRQSSLHGHVEGLLFKGLVEILNFYLRFYIHEELGTPLDYPTVTEMYYERIESFLKLCYTKFKDDDTLKDIYLESQYTLSEKNVLQERLKKCKTGTLVKICMEFGLLGAQNEESDSSLLVPSPVQLVPIRSKRKGAIKLFLVDAICTHLEKPVDSVTMLNESSLYNTEEVLWNSCHIPSDQYVRLSSLAIFKLNLQYLTLFDYLYRNFMLFRLESAYQIRSNIQEAVYHTHPKAILSSKVTHQSVDGASGSTVTVFEDSYRMAIEVESLTITRVHAANVLASMNSHVEVVIVIDTAKVKDFQIRKEWQKLKKHDVIFLVAVAPAMNIEASHPDTYETPEEVALSLGINLVRGAEIISMSDEEGHIISDLNPYEKRVPIGFKMTIKAHMDYNQYVEDMEKDPNMYLKMNLLIRRHARENNFKAVLGTLRSIINKPVEIPEWLHDLFLGFGDPQASQYSSLEEDYSINFLNTWKDLGHLWSTCKGFVCIAVEVENGLMGELPRIDADFESREISESECKILELENVLESGKDILEIVCATLGFDSFSNTETLSPGKQIVDFENKRFILYTDVDMLNSEPVNDRFRHPLRSDLLVKPKLLLVRPKFKEVVAPSVSDVKFTSSQVEAIRSGVSPGLTLVVGPPGTGKTDTVSQIISILFKNYTNERIVICTHSNFALNDIFTKLVLNGHVDEHHIVRLGSTELEIGEYGDFSKWGRVNFILQRRLDLLALVKEFIDACGIQGDYDFSIQMALQLFDAKLLPNIKKEAVAGFTSSLYPQFFAKEIEFPRSVRDLKLLWSFVKGSEYTKDVENNEENSVPEDEANPGTVTKEYDAVLCKNFLIRLYSCLKELLPFEVLRNNTERGKYLVEKFARMVAMTCTHAAIARQELEHVKYSTLVLEEAAQVLEIETFIPLAQNVKRVVLSGDHLQLPPVVQNKCMDVYGGLSQSLFSRMIRLGTPHVVLDKQGRSRPEIADLWTHRYKHAIGSIHSDYPDINPGFKHFCQFVHVNGTESAPIRHFYQNLQEAELVVSVYKYIRISQNAGKDAPSIAILTAYNGQKALVEDVVKKRCADGHVPFISTIDKFQGRQADYALISLVRTERPGHLRDARRILVALSRARLGLYIFGNWRIFKNCKELDGFSSKLDLYPKELELQCDAGSFSVSSAKEMDSVISQLRRL; this is encoded by the coding sequence ATGTTGGAGAGCTGGATTTCTGATATCTGCGATGGTAGGGATACGCAAGATTATTCTAGACTCGATATTTTGGAACAAAGAGTTATACTGCGCTTTTTGATAACGTGTTTCCAGCGCATAGAAATCACTCAAGTCCGAAAGTGTTGCATGCAACTCCTTTCACCTTGCATTTGGTTGCACATTTCCCCTTCTTCACGCGATACCTTTCTCGATAACAAGGTTGCAAAGGCGCTATTTACCAGGGCCGTTcagatggtaaagaagaaagtGGAGGATTTGGACTCTTCAACATCAACATTGGGCAATGTGCAAACTGTTAGGGATTTGTATACcgttacacattttggaGATGAGAAACATCTTGAGCTGGCCAACAAGAGAGCATTATTTATACTTTCAAGGGACTTTGTAAATTCCATTTTAAACCATTTTGTATTTGTGCTAGAGGATGGTTTAGATGCGTCTACTTTGGATTCTATAGAGAGCCTAGGAAGTGTTTCAAAGGAAGATGTGAGTTATGCCCATATAATGCAGCGAATCATGCTTTGTGAAAACTACCTAGAGTTTATAATAGATTTGTTATCACAGCTACATACAAGAAGGGTTATGAAACCAATTTTTGGCAGCAAACTTATACTTATACGTTGCAGACAAAGTAGTTTGCACGGACATGTTGAGGGTCTACTTTTCAAGGGTCTCGTAGAGATTCTCAACTTTTATCTcagattttatattcacGAGGAATTAGGGACCCCCCTTGATTATCCTACCGTAACTGAAATGTATTACGAACGTATTGAAAGTTTTTTGAAGCTTTGCTACACGAAATTTAAGGATGATGATACTTTAAAGGACATATATTTGGAGTCTCAGTATACACTTTCTGAGAAAAATGTACTCCAGGAACGTCTTAAAAAGTGTAAAACTGGCACTCTCGTTAAAATATGCATGGAGTTTGGACTTTTGGGTGCTCAGAATGAGGAGTCAGATAGCTCGTTACTAGTACCATCTCCAGTGCAACTTGTTCCTATTAGAAGTAAGAGGAAGGGAGCAATCAAGCTGTTTTTGGTTGATGCAATCTGCACACATTTAGAGAAGCCTGTAGATTCTGTAACAATGTTGAATGAGTCATCTCTATACAACACGGAAGAAGTTCTTTGGAACTCGTGTCATATCCCATCAGACCAATATGTCAGACTTTCTTCCTTGGCAATTTTTAAGTTAAATCTCCAATATTTGACCTTGTTCGACTATCTTTACAGAAACTTTATGCTCTTTAGATTGGAAAGTGCATATCAAATTAGATCAAATATTCAAGAGGCGGTATATCACACTCACCCAAAAGCAATACTATCGTCAAAAGTTACACATCAGAGTGTAGATGGAGCCTCTGGATCAACTGTCACAGTTTTTGAGGATTCTTATAGAATGGCTATAGAGGTTGAATCTCTTACAATCACCCGCGTTCACGCCGCAAATGTGCTTGCTTCTATGAACTCTCATGTTGAGGTTGTCATAGTAATCGATACTGCAAAGGTAAAGGATTTCCAAATTAGAAAGGAATGGCAGAAACTTAAAAAACACGATGTAATATTCCTTGTGGCTGTAGCTCCTGCAATGAATATAGAGGCTTCTCACCCAGATACTTACGAAACACCAGAAGAGGTTGCCCTAAGTCTAGGAATTAACCTCGTCAGGGGTGCTGAGATAATTTCAATGTCAGACGAAGAGGGACACATTATATCAGATTTGAATCCTTATGAAAAGAGAGTTCCTATAGGCTTCAAAATGACCATTAAGGCTCATATGGACTATAACCAGTATGTAGAagatatggaaaaggatCCGAACATGTATCTGAAAATGAATTTACTCATAAGAAGGCATGCGCGGGAAAATAACTTTAAAGCTGTTTTGGGCACCCTGCGTTCTATTATAAATAAGCCCGTTGAAATACCAGAATGGCTACACGATTTGTTCCTTGGATTTGGAGACCCGCAGGCTTCACAATATTCCAGTCTTGAGGAGGATTATTCCATAAACTTTTTAAATACATGGAAGGACCTAGGACACCTTTGGAGCACATGCAAGGGTTTTGTCTGTATCGCAGTTGAAGTTGAAAATGGATTAATGGGAGAGTTACCTCGCATAGATGCAGATTTTGAGTCTAGGGAAATTTCAGAATCtgaatgtaaaattttggaactggaaaatgtattggaatctggaaaggaTATTCTAGAAATAGTTTGTGCAACTTTGGGCTTTGACTCTTTTTCAAACACTGAGACTTTATCACCCGGCAAGCAAATTGTAGATTTCGAGAACAAACGCTTTATTCTCTACACTGATGTGGATATGCTAAATTCTGAACCTGTTAATGATAGGTTCAGACATCCCCTTCGGTCTGACTTGCTTGTAAAACCAAAATTGCTTCTTGTTAGGCCAAAGTTTAAGGAGGTTGTAGCACCGAGCGTTAGCGATGTAAAATTCACAAGCAGCCAAGTTGAAGCAATAAGATCCGGTGTTAGCCCTGGTTTAACTCTAGTTGTTGGACCACCAGGAACTGGAAAGACGGACACTGTATCCCAGATTATATCCATTCTATTTAAAAACTATACCAACGAGCGTATAGTCATTTGTACCCATAGCAATTTTGCCCTTAATGATATATTTACCAAACTCGTCCTAAACGGCCACGTGGATGAGCATCATATCGTTCGTCTGGGATCAACTGAACTGGAAATTGGTGAATACGGTGATTTCTCCAAATGGGGACGTGTAAACTTTATTTTACAGCGTAGACTAGACTTGCTGGCTCTAGTAAAAGAGTTTATTGATGCATGCGGTATTCAGGGAGACTATGACTTTAGCATTCAAATGGCACTCCAGCTCTTTGATGCCAAGCTGTTGCCTAACATCAAGAAAGAAGCTGTTGCAGGATTTACCAGCTCTCTCTATCCACAGTTTTTTGCAAAAGAGATTGAATTCCCGAGATCAGTCAGAGATTTGAAACTATTGTGGTCTTTCGTAAAGGGTTCAGAGTATACCAAGGATGTAGAgaataatgaagaaaacAGTGTGCCAGAAGATGAGGCGAATCCTGGCACTGTTACCAAGGAATACGATGCGGTACTCTGCAAAAACTTTTTGATTCGTCTCTATTCGTGCCTAAAGGAGCTTCTTCCATTTGAAGTGCTGAGAAACAACACGGAAAGAGGCAAGTACTTGGtggaaaagtttgcaaGAATGGTGGCAATGACATGCACTCATGCGGCAATCGCTAGGCAGGAGTTGGAACATGTCAAGTATTCTACCTTGGTTCTCGAGGAAGCTGCACAGGTGCTTGAAATTGAAACATTTATTCCCCTCGCTCAAAATGTAAAACGAGTTGTTTTAAGTGGAGATCACTTACAATTACCTCCAGTAGTTCAGAATAAATGTATGGACGTTTATGGAGGATTATCGCAGTCTTTATTTTCTAGAATGATCCGTTTGGGGACACCTCATGTAGTACTTGATAAGCAGGGCAGATCTAGACCAGAAATTGCAGACTTGTGGACGCATCGCTACAAACACGCCATAGGAAGTATACATTCTGATTACCCAGACATTAATCCAGGGTTTAAGCACTTTTGTCAGTTTGTTCATGTAAATGGCACGGAGAGTGCACCTATTCGACATTTTTACCAGAATTTGCAAGAAGCTGAACTTGTGGTTTCTGTGTACAAGTATATAagaatatcgcaaaatgcAGGAAAGGACGCTCCGTCAATCGCAATTCTTACTGCCTATAATGGCCAAAAGGCTCTTGTAGAGGATGTTGTAAAAAAGAGATGTGCAGATGGTCACGTTCCATTTATTTCAACAATTGATAAATTCCAGGGAAGGCAGGCGGACTATGCTTTAATATCTCTTGTACGTACGGAAAGACCAGGTCATTTGAGGGATGCAAGGAGGATTTTGGTTGCTCTATCTCGTGCCCGTCTTGGTCtctatatttttggaaactGGCgaatatttaaaaattgcAAAGAGTTGGATGGATTTTCGAGCAAACTTGACCTCTATCCAAAAGAATTGGAACTGCAATGTGACGCTGGATCATTTTCAGTTTCAAGCGCAAAGGAGATGGACTCTGTAATTTCACAATTAAGGAGACTTTAA